In Arthrobacter ramosus, one DNA window encodes the following:
- a CDS encoding VOC family protein, producing MEVIGSRILLHPSELERSHRFYRDTLGLAIYREFGSREVPGLVFFLGNGFLEVSGRSSTDPQGSALAIWMQVRDVQLEHDRLLAAGVPVIRKPQQEPWGLVEMWIEDPDGVRIVLVEVPEDHPLRRDHR from the coding sequence ATGGAAGTCATTGGGAGCCGGATCCTGCTTCATCCGTCCGAACTTGAGCGGAGCCACCGGTTTTATCGGGACACGTTGGGCTTGGCGATCTACCGAGAGTTCGGGAGTCGTGAAGTGCCGGGCCTCGTGTTCTTCCTGGGAAACGGTTTTCTCGAGGTCAGTGGACGGTCGTCGACTGATCCGCAGGGGAGCGCCTTGGCGATCTGGATGCAGGTTCGCGACGTGCAGCTCGAGCACGATCGACTCCTGGCGGCCGGGGTACCGGTGATCCGCAAGCCGCAGCAGGAGCCGTGGGGGCTGGTTGAGATGTGGATCGAGGACCCCGACGGAGTGCGCATAGTGCTCGTTGAGGTTCCGGAGGACCACCCCCTGCGGCGCGACCACCGGTGA
- a CDS encoding DUF6984 family protein, protein MKERPLEDGEVLILSVLLNRATEWNRGSVDLRALKVSDMDDGGMGSLRFASGKRHPRYGRTIAEGWFKDTDGMPVALALYVDREEDLFELDSWKVDFSSRLRLPQDESEVECPPGGN, encoded by the coding sequence ATGAAGGAGCGACCGCTTGAAGACGGAGAGGTGTTAATACTGTCGGTGCTTTTGAACCGGGCAACCGAATGGAATCGTGGGTCCGTTGATCTGAGGGCACTGAAAGTATCTGACATGGACGACGGCGGAATGGGTAGCCTTCGTTTCGCTTCGGGCAAGAGGCATCCTCGCTACGGTCGAACCATCGCTGAAGGATGGTTCAAAGACACTGACGGTATGCCGGTCGCGCTGGCGTTGTACGTCGACCGGGAAGAAGATCTTTTTGAACTCGATAGTTGGAAGGTCGATTTTTCGTCGCGATTAAGGTTGCCCCAAGATGAATCCGAAGTGGAATGCCCACCCGGCGGCAACTAG
- a CDS encoding DUF309 domain-containing protein produces the protein MEPVSEEPLPPAETLVSARSLVEAGRPFAAHEVLEARWKAGPAHERNLWQGLAQICVGLTHAARGNSVGALRLIERGAARLEEYRSGEGPTYGLDLSAVVSCARDRMGTGG, from the coding sequence GTGGAGCCGGTCTCCGAGGAGCCGCTGCCGCCGGCGGAGACGTTGGTCTCGGCCCGGAGCCTGGTGGAAGCGGGCCGGCCCTTCGCCGCGCATGAGGTACTTGAGGCCCGATGGAAAGCCGGGCCAGCCCACGAACGCAACCTTTGGCAAGGTCTCGCCCAGATCTGCGTCGGGCTCACCCACGCCGCCCGGGGGAACAGCGTTGGCGCGCTCCGGCTCATCGAGCGCGGTGCGGCCCGACTTGAGGAGTACCGTTCAGGCGAAGGGCCGACCTACGGGCTCGATTTGTCCGCCGTTGTGAGTTGCGCGCGTGATCGGATGGGCACCGGCGGCTGA
- a CDS encoding nuclease-related domain-containing protein: MSTEPGVAGSSARREYERRKAKDEEELRAKWGRFGGLAVALSDERQHTKSWDRGAIGEERLGARLNALAADGLAVLHDRRIPGSKANIDHIAITPAGIWVIDAKRYKGRPELKIEGGILRPRVEKLLVGRRDCTKLVDGVLKQVDVVRDLVGDVPVTGALCFIEADWPLIGGAFSTQGVHVLWPKRLAKVLLEQTAGEVDVARTRESVASRFKPA; this comes from the coding sequence TTGTCCACTGAGCCCGGAGTAGCCGGTTCGTCCGCCCGACGCGAATATGAGCGCCGCAAGGCGAAGGACGAAGAAGAGCTCCGCGCCAAGTGGGGTCGCTTCGGTGGCCTCGCAGTCGCTCTCTCTGACGAGCGGCAGCACACAAAGTCTTGGGATCGAGGGGCGATCGGTGAAGAACGCCTCGGCGCTCGGCTGAATGCCCTGGCCGCCGATGGCCTGGCTGTCCTCCATGATCGACGTATCCCCGGCTCGAAGGCCAACATCGACCATATCGCTATCACTCCTGCTGGAATCTGGGTGATTGATGCCAAGCGGTACAAGGGACGGCCTGAGTTGAAGATCGAGGGTGGCATCCTTCGCCCCCGGGTCGAGAAGCTCCTCGTAGGCCGGCGTGACTGCACGAAACTGGTCGATGGGGTGCTCAAACAGGTCGACGTCGTGCGGGACCTCGTTGGGGATGTTCCGGTCACCGGGGCATTGTGCTTCATCGAAGCAGATTGGCCCCTGATCGGGGGCGCGTTCTCGACTCAAGGCGTTCATGTGCTCTGGCCGAAACGGTTAGCCAAAGTGCTTTTAGAGCAGACAGCCGGCGAGGTTGATGTGGCGAGGACGCGGGAGTCGGTAGCCTCGCGGTTCAAGCCGGCGTGA
- a CDS encoding GNAT family N-acetyltransferase — protein MVTKRARRQGVGQSLMNEVESWAQAQGSSYVALASLRADAFYLALTYEDGVIPDFERRWGSDEPALCAGRADCESRRDLSSGSVSAEVGDGCVVVFMLSLWVAGVLRFFPMTWPLMCVRTGGKGSSTESLPRN, from the coding sequence ATGGTGACCAAGCGAGCACGACGGCAAGGCGTGGGACAGTCCTTGATGAACGAAGTCGAGTCGTGGGCGCAGGCGCAAGGCTCGTCTTATGTGGCCCTAGCTAGCCTGCGGGCCGACGCCTTCTATCTTGCCCTTACATATGAGGACGGAGTTATACCCGACTTCGAACGCCGGTGGGGGTCCGACGAGCCGGCGCTCTGCGCTGGACGGGCCGACTGTGAAAGTCGTCGGGATCTGAGCTCTGGTTCTGTATCCGCTGAGGTCGGTGATGGTTGCGTGGTCGTGTTTATGCTGTCTTTATGGGTAGCTGGGGTACTGCGATTTTTTCCGATGACGTGGCCGCTGATGTGCGTGCGGACTGGCGGGAAGGGATCCTCGACAGAGTCCCTTCCGAGGAACTGA